cgtgttcgcgacatcactattgtctactattgcaaatggcatgccatcatgggggtaattttcattcctgggctaccatatggtctcaaaggcatggtaaccaatctggcgaattttaatgtgaaaaaatagaaaaatgcaacatgctatatttgcccctgtaacttcctaaaacaccatataacctgcacatagggggtaatttttttttggggggggggcaattttctgtattttttataataaataagcatttatgtatatatatgttacatcaaattaaagccctttctgtcctttaaaaaatggtatataatgtgcgtcggtgcaataaattagtaaaatgcaaattgcaaacagcaaaaaatgcaaaaaatgccgttgtgattaagtgaaagacaagcttctgaagctctgtccttaaggggttaaggggttacaaATGATATCCCTTAATATTAGTTGTtttcaagtattcatccagttactGTTTAGACATCTATACAGGCTCTGAGAAAACATattcttcaggcagaaaattcaaAATCCTTGTtgttcttactttaaaaaaaaacattcctttgCCTAAGACTAAATTTCCTTTCTTCGATTCTAACTgtttgaccttgtgtcctatgtatagtcctgttcatGAACAGAGTTTAAGACAATGGTTTGTAATGACCCTGAATATATtggtataatgctatcatatgccCTCTAAGGCACTATTTATCTAAAcaaatttgattttattaatctctatttataactaaaatgttcaattTTCAGCCTATCTCGGCACTTTTTATAATGCCAAAATATGCCTTCTTAAGAACAGGTGCCAAACATTGGACAGCATATTTAAGGTGTTATCTCactattgatttataaagaggcaaaatttaatttttatcaagagaacacattcacacattatTATGACAATATACTCTAACCTACTcagtatttttattaatatataaatgatgATGCCAAGAAGTAGTTCGAAAGTTCATACATTTATTAAAGTCTTGCACAAAACTTTTAAGAAACAGTTTTAGTTTGAAGCAAAGGTGCTCTGGATCCAGGAGTTGTAGTTGCAGACCCTGGCGTAGACTCCGGGGTAGTTCCTCAAAGCACAGCCATATCCCCAGGACACAATACCCTGGAGCTGACCATTACAGACCACGGGGCCACCAGAATCACCCTGTGGGAAGTAGAGAgaatgtaaaatattaaaaaatatatagttactATATGCATTAATTCATAGGAGTGATAAAGATATAGCCATGGATTTTGAGCTTTATTTCACTTACTCACTGgaaatataaaattttaaatcAAACAGCAATTTTCAGATACATTACCTGGCAGGAATCCTTGCCTCCTTCAACGTATCCAACACAGATCATGTTACTGGTGATCTGTCCTGGGTAGGCACTGCTACACTGAGCACTTGTCAGGATGGGTGCGTTCAAACACTGAAGGAGACTTGGATAATTGGctgaaataaaatggaataaaattatTATCTGTTACATATGCTCACTATTTATGAGTTTATTGTAGTATGTTATCTCTGTTAGGTATTGAGCTAAAAAGTTTTGCTAATAAATACTATTTATCTGATTCTTCAGTTGCCCTGAATCTCAATTGACTTATTAATTCACTATTTGCCTGCCACATCCATACCAAACTTTGCTGAAGGCCACAACATTGAAAGACCAGTATATAATCAAACAAGAAATCCCCCCTTCCTGTATATACAATATTAACTAGTTATAGAGAGTAATGAAATGTTTAATCATTTGTGTCTGTAGCAATATTAAATTTTGTgatgtaaatgtaaaataagaCATGTTATAAGCACTTTACTTTTTTAACTCTAAACTGGAAGTTGTTTCCATGTGCTATTTGTCAGAGCAATTTCTAATATAAACTTACTTCCACTGCTGAGTGTGTTTCCCCAGCCAGAAATCAGACAGCTGGTTCCGGCAGCAGCACAGCCAGAGGGCAGAGACACAGTCTTCACATAGCTATTGAGGGTGGCGGCACTAGCAAGTTTGATCAACATGATGTCATTGTCGGTGGTCCTGGAGTTGTAGCTGGGGTGTCTGATGACCTTGGCagagttaataaactgctcagTGCCCTCACTTACATCGATGTTGTGCTCTCCCAGTCTGACCTGAACACTCCTGCATGAGGGAAACATAGTACATTTTTAAGAGTAAGTCAACACATTGGTCAAATTTATTCATTCTGAATATAAACTGGTTATGCATTTCTACAAAAATGTCATTAATCTATGTCAATGTTAAGTTAAACTTACGCCTTGTAGCAATGGGCAGCAGACACCACCCACAGGCTGGTAACCAGGGTACCTCCGCAGAAGTGATAGCCAGAGTTGAGGGATACAATGTATGGGACGGAGTTCTTGGTGCAGGTGTAACCTCCTACAATCTTATCATCATCATCCTCAAATGCAACTGTgggcagaagaagaaaaaaaaattttagcCACTATGATCATGAGTTGTTAGGCTTGCTGCTATGTATTAGTCATCTACAAATATTGCATGTCAtattgtaaattatatattttatagtgaaATTCAGATGGCTCAATAAAAAGTACTTATATGGTTTAATTTAAGGTGTGAACTAtacatgcagtcaaacatgatggcaaatttattttttaacaatcttTTTATGTGATAGAAATTACAACATTGGTAGATGGAAAACATTAggcttaattaaaaaataataataataacaacattcaaAGTAATCCatgatattacatttaaaatataaatgcgTTTAAGGTAAgagtggatatttttttttgtttgttttagtatttttaaGCATATTATTGATTTTTACAAATAACTTTGTGATGGCATAGGCATATGTTGTTCTTTCGTTAACGTTTCTGCAGACGAATACGAAAACCACAGGAATTTTTGCCGAAAACGCTTTTGTTCGAAAActaatgcacatgtctaatagatATCAAATCAATCTCTATTGAATCATAGCAAAATTGGAATACTAGTTGAGGACATCCCGAAAatgcaataaattaaaaattgCTCCAATATACATAAATAGTATATAGATATTCCTATGAATATAGTTATAGTGTCAGGTATCTATTATATGAGCTTT
The DNA window shown above is from Pelobates fuscus isolate aPelFus1 chromosome 10, aPelFus1.pri, whole genome shotgun sequence and carries:
- the LOC134575325 gene encoding trypsin-like; the encoded protein is MKLLLICVLLGAAVAFEDDDDKIVGGYTCTKNSVPYIVSLNSGYHFCGGTLVTSLWVVSAAHCYKASVQVRLGEHNIDVSEGTEQFINSAKVIRHPSYNSRTTDNDIMLIKLASAATLNSYVKTVSLPSGCAAAGTSCLISGWGNTLSSGTNYPSLLQCLNAPILTSAQCSSAYPGQITSNMICVGYVEGGKDSCQGDSGGPVVCNGQLQGIVSWGYGCALRNYPGVYARVCNYNSWIQSTFASN